The DNA sequence CATTTATTTCCGTCGCAGGTGAAAAATCGCATTGAACAGTGTCTTCAGCAATACATGAATAAAAAGGAAGTCATTAACGATCTCATTGTTCAGGGCAATGTTGAGCCGTGTATTACTGAATTGGGTATAGCTATCTGGCTCAATCTCATCTATGCTTACGTGTATCTTGTAGCCCCTAACTGTGTActgtattttataattctcTATAGAGTTATTAGTTATAATGTTGATTTCTGATTATGAATATTTGAGAGAACAAAGAACTTACCTCAATATGTGTAAACATCCACCGGAATGAATTTGGGATCATTTACTCCCTACCTAGCTAGTAGCTTGTGTGCATGCTCGTGCTTAAATTGTAGGCTGTCAAAAGGAAGTGTGTATCTTCTTTATCTGTTTTTATGGTGGAATTTAAGGGTTTAGAGAATAAAATTGTAGGGAGAGAATTTCGGAACATTCTACAGTTAAGTGATTTTTTATGATGTTCAGTTTTCAGTTTTCGAAGTACTTTTGGCCTTTTACGATGTGCTAATGCAAACGAATGAGTCAGCTCATTATTAGAGGGAGAAATAGAGCATTATCCTGATCGAATATCATGCAACTGTTAAATCATGGCTTCAGAGATGTGGCCTTCATTGgtgcttttaattttaattcctgTTTTAGTTTAAGCTAAAAAAGAGATTGATGATAGCTTTTAAATCCTTGGAACATGGAGATATGGAAGTTATCTTTTAGATTACCACGGCGGTTATTAATGGTTGGAATATGAAGAGATGGAAATTTCCGACACCCCCTGTCTCGTCTATAGTAtgatcttattttttaaacctTATTGGACGATTGGAAAGAAGCATCAATTATTGTATCTTTGGATAAGATATAAGTTAATGTGCCATAATCCCTCTCCATTGCAGAAGTGACTAGTTGGGGATACAAAACTTATATTTGGTACGCCTAGATATTGCATCATATTAGCGATGATGCTAAGAAGATTACAAGATATGAAAGATACCtttgttgatttattattctaatgattaattttgttttgttatttaagTTAAGATTTGATTTCCTCTTTGATTGTTTAGGTTTAATATTCGTAGGGACGATCAAGAGGTAGAAGTATTCTATCAATTAGTTTGTTCCGGCAAGTGCCGtgagggttagggttttgttcCTTTCTTTATTAGGGTTCGTCCCTTTCTTTTCTATATCAATTCCagtttcaatatttattttcataattctGTATTCATGGTTTAATATGTTTCTTATGCATTCATATTATTGTACGCATTCCGTGGTTCCGCATTTCACTCTATATCAAATGGTGTGGTGAACGTACTTTGCGCAATGGAGAACATTCCTCGCACAAGGAATTGGAGAAGGCAGTTGAGGATCCGCATGCAGACGTGTGGGCACTCCTCCAAATGGCGCTCACTATATGCGAGCACATGCAGCGTCGCCTTGCGACATGGTCCCACTGATCTGGCCCCACCAGTTACTCCGTTTTTGCCCTCACCCTTTGAGATTTCAACTGATCAGACAGCAAGCGCCCTCCTAAGTTGACATCCGCCCCTGCCTCAGCAACAGTTATTTCCAGCACAATAGAGCTTCGATGTTCCGCATCCACCACCACAAGAACCGCTTCCTTTGCTGCCACGATCGTAACCACTCTCCTCCAGCCAACAGCCCAGGCTCACTGCTTTTTGGCTCCTCGTAGATCTTTGGGAATATGGGATTCCTATTCCGTGTTGTTTGCCCAAGTTTTTGCTCCTTGCACCTATCCCTTTCAATGGTTCTACAAATTTTTTCGTGTTCACAAGCTTTGAGTTTGAGCTCCACCCGATCTTTAATGCACAAATTCGATTGCAGTCTTGAGGGCAAGGCTGTTTCGACAGTGGGGCAATTGATACGTCGGGATATCGCAATTCGTGTCATATTAGTGAAAGATATCTTTGTTCATTATTATTCTAATGATTACCtttagttttgttatttttatttaagtaagTTTGGATTTGGTTtccaatttaaattgtttagaTTTAATATTCATAGCAGGTGGATTTGATTTAGTTCTGtagtgattattttatttcttttagaaTTGTATTGAAATAGAACTCTTGATATATTCATCTATAGATTGAGGGGAAATCACGAGGTAGAAGTATTTAAGGGATCAATTAGTTTGTTCTGGCAAGTGCCGCGAGGTTAGGATTTTGTTCCTTTCTTGGTTTGGGTTCGCCCCTTTCTTTTCAATATCAATCTCAGTTTCAATATTTTGGTTTCATGATTATGTTCCATGGTTCAATATGTTATGCATCCATATTATTGAATGCACAAACTCCGTATCAATATAGTTCCGTCATTGTTGTATTGGGCATCTTGAATTGAATGAGTAATGCACAAACTGCTGCCAAATGCCCCCTTGGGCCATTGACTTTTGCATGTACTCAAATGTATATACATGTCCCTCCAGTTAATCCTGCTTGCTGCTTGTTTTCAGTTTGGCAGAGGCTTGAAGATgaaaatcaagattttttCAAGGCTTATTATCTCAAGTTGTTGGTGAAAGAACAAATAATGGAATTCAACCGGTTGCTTTCCGAACAGGTGGATCTGATGCGTAGAACTGGTTTAAACGGGATTGCTCCTTACCTTCCATCTAATGGATCACATGTTTCACCATGTAAGACACCTTTTTCACGTAATACCTTATTCCGTGCAAGTACTTCTACTTTCGTTTATCTCTAAAATTTACTGGACTTTGGTGCTGCTGCCATCACCTTTTTGGAAGAAGtttaacatttttatcttGCAGCACAGCATATCTCGACCACCTGCCCTACACAAAATGTCCGACCCGTGAAAACAGAGAACATGCAGCAGGAAAATGTGTTTAACAACTGTGGATCAGCAATTCAACCATGTCTGCAAGGAGCTATTAACGGGCCTGGTCAGAGTAGAAAGATCGATGTTTATCCAAACTTACTACTGTCTCAAAACTTAGATATGGGGCTGTCTCAGATGCTAAACGGGAAAAGTGTGAAGACAGGAGCCGGTTATGCTGGTAGCTCGACTTTTGCTTTTAGTCCACCTAGCAATTTTCTGGAATCACGTCCTCTGATGGGTGATGCATCTGTGTCATCTTTCAGTAGTGTAGATTCTAACGCACAGCATCTTAATGAGACTCTCATGGATGGTGACACTTCCTCCTTCGGATTTTTGGCACAAATCCCGCAAAGTTTCTCTGAGTTGCCTGCTGATTTCACCACCAACTCGGGTctgatatctctctctctctctccccacACACAGACACACTCACACtaacatcaaaatcttgaggTCTTAAGAGCTAAAACTGAGTTGGTATTGAAGCTTTTCTTGTGACATAATGAGATTTTATTCCCCTCTTATTTGGTGTATATAATCGAATGGTTATACTTCAAACATCTGTATCAGATTTACTGGAGAGTTACTGTGGTCCTTCCTTCCTACCAGCAGATGCCAACAACTTTGCGAATCCCCACGGTAGGTGCATCACTGAACTTAAGAGTCGTACATCGTTTTATCGCTGATATACATGCGTAACTGTCTACTCTCTTCTTCAGGGGATGCTGAGAATTTGGACCCTGAATCCGAAAGTCTGAGATTTCACTGCTTTGGTAGTGAGTGACTGGATACTCCAACGGTAATTTTGCTTCGTGATCTTGTATCTTTTCGCTTCCTCCGAATTGTGTGATAGTTTGTGCTGAATTTTCATTTCCGTGGCTCTGCAGGTTGGATTGATAAGAACAAATTGCTGCATTTTGAATCATCCCATCACAACTTTGATTTTGGAGTcggatttaatttacttattcTCCATATTGGGTGTTTTAGTTGTATGCTTTTTGTTAGGTTTCACCTATATTTATGCAAATGTTTATGTATAATGTTGCCAAAGTTGTATAAATAGGGGCAGTGTTTGTTTGTGTACATTGtacatttgtttttttgggcTTAGAAGTGCATGCTTTTATTGTGTTAAAGAAACTCTTCATTTTGTACATTCAAGTGTGTTGCGATGCAAATGCTATAAATTCAATTCTCTTCTGCATATTTTGACCATATTTTTCTTACATTCTATATTACAATTGAACACATTAATAGTCTTCggtttcatcttcttcatccacACCTTCCGCACCAACCTCTTCATAGTCTCTCTCGAGCGCAGCCAGATCTTCACGGGCCTCGCTGAACTCTCCTTCCTCCATTCCCTCACCCACGTACCAGTGAACAAACGCCCTCTTTGCATACATGAGATCAAACTTGAAGTCAATGCGTGAAAACACTTCAGCAACTGCGGTGCTGTTGCTGATCATGCACACAGCTCGTTGCACTTTAGCAAGATCGGCCCCAGGAACCACAGACGGTGGTTGGTAGTTGATTCCGCACTTGAAGCCAGTTGGGCACCTGTTATGTACAACAATGTATGACGGATCTTAACCTATCAGATGATGGCGACAAGGTATACAAGTAAGTTTATATACCAGTCAACGAATTGTACAGTTCGTTTTGTCTTGATGGCAGCCACAGCAGCGTTTACATCCTTAGGAACAACATCTCCACGGTACATCAAGCAACAAGCCATGTATTTGCCATGCCTAGGATCACATTTAGCCATCATGTTCGCAGGTTCAAAGACCGAGTTTGTGATTTCAAGGACTGATAGTCGCTCGTGGTATGCCTTTGCAGCAGAGATCACAGGGGCGTATGATGAGAGCATAAAATGGATACGAGGATATGGTACGAGGTTGGTCTGGAACTCATTGATATCAACATTCATGGCTCCATCAAACCGTAGAGAAGTAGTTAAGGATGAGATGATCTGAGAAATTAGTCGGTTCAGATTGGTGTATGTAGGCCTCTCAATGTCTAAAGACCTTCGGCAAATATCATAAATGGCCTCATTATCCAAGAGCACACAGACATCCGTGTGCTCGAGAAGTGAATGAGTCGAGAGGACACTGTTGTAAGGCTCAACAACTGCAGTCGACACCTGCAATTCAAATTCTATAAGGCATGCCACTATAGAAACTGGAAAATACATCAATAAgccaaattttaaagtttaagcACTTGGGGTGAAGGATATATGGTAAATCCAAGCTTAGACTTTTACCCGTAATCCACTGACAATCGTTCTAGAAGCAATGAACCCAATCCAGAACCCGTCCCACCGCCTACAGCACTGAAGACCAAAAATCCTTGCAAACCAGTGCAGTTATCAGCCAACTTCCGCAACCTGTCTAAGCATACATCAACGATCTCCTTTCCCACTGCAAAGAAAtcagaaaatataattcaaatcgCAACTGGTTTCGCAATATCCTAAGATATAGCAAGGAAAACACACTGTAAACATGTTCTCCCTAACCCTGATTGAAAAGAGGTTTCACAACATAACGAAGAAAAACATAAGTTGCGTAAAATGAAGAATTCTtaacaaaatagataaactgCCGGACCTGTGTAATGCCCTCGAGCAAAGTTATTCGCAGCATCTTCCTTTCCAGATATGAGCTGATTGGGATGGAAAAGCTGGCGATAGCCCCCGGTCCTAACTTCATCAATGACAGTAGGTTCGAGATCAACAAATACTGCCCTTGGGACATGCTTTCCTGAACCAGTCTCACTAAAGAAGGTGTTGAAGGCATCATTTCCCACAGCAATAGTGGCGTCACTGCAAGTTCAAGAACAAACTAATGCATCATAATTTGCAATTCAATAGACCTATATCTACAGGAAGAGGTAATTGCAAAGCCACAATAGCTTCAaactttcatcttcttcaccaaTTTATTTTCAGATTCAGTCTGCAACAAAATCATGTTTCGGTTTCCAAACTCTAGACTTGGAATCTTTACAAACTTAATTCAAACATAATCAAGCTAACTTGAGCATAAAAAATCCATTAAAAAAGAATCCGAAATCAATAAAAGCAATCAAAATCGACTTTTCCCACAAAAGACCCCAAATTCCAAGAAGGATAATAAGAGAAACCGCCAATAAACATTAGATTgcacaaaaattacaaaaaattagGGTGAATGAAATACCTAGGCATCATGCCATTTGGTTGAATGCCATGCTCGAGGCAATAAAGCTCCCAACATGAATTTCCCACCTGAATCCCAGCTTGACCAATGTGAATGCTTattatttctctcattttctttcaaaaaaaaattcgcaCCAAAATGCCAAACCCTCTCTCTTTGTTTCTAAATCTAGGCCCTTGCACCAAGGAAAGAATGAGATTTTTTCTCGGcaccttctctctcctccaATAATATCTAAGGCTGAGTGGAAAGGGGAAAATAGTGGGAGTGGCTTAAGCTAAGGTGGGATTCGATGGAATTCGCTGTTGGGAGACGACCCTACTACCCCCCTAAAATATGGTGGTCGTCTTCGCCAACTCGCCATCACCACCTCTCTCATGGAAATATGATCATAATTCagtttatcatttatttaattgcatgaccaaatttatattctaaaatttttatcTAGTCGTTATTAATCTTAATTTAACTATGCTTTCTAGTTAGGATCAGATGATAGGTTGGTAACTACTGTGATGTTCTGTATTGTTGGtagttgaataaaaaatatttttttcacccCACTTAAGACGCCAATACTTTTGTAAGAATACCTTGCACGAGTTATGGCTCAATTACGAAGATTGCGTAGTGTAATGCCCAGGGACGGAACTAGAAGTCCAAATAAGCCGATGCTGAAAAAATCAATCCAATGTTTACgatctaaaattaaaagtgcGACTAATATGAGACGGAACAAGTAATATTTGGTAAGTCTTGTaacattaatttcaatataaaatcaccaaatttcaatttttctcgTTTACTATCACATTAGTATAATAAATGTCTACTTAAGACTTTatgtattttgatatatttaaaagttatggggtgaatttgaatatttataaaatatgtaataataGTTATAGTGTGGAATTTGTATTGATGTGGCCGTTATAATGCATTAGATGActccataaaattttaccaGATAGGGTTTCAATGCAAATAATTCAACGTTGCTTGGTAACAACTTCTATAATAGTCCTTCCCTAATTTGATCACACCCATGCGATACACGACCCAATTAATTTTCTAtctacttattttaaaattgtgaattcactttaagaaatgagaaataatattattatattaagttTTAAACTCACAGATGGACAGTAACAATgtattaaatcaataaaaaccCTTCTAATTCAATATGTTTAGAAACTAattgttggaaaaaaaaacgtcaattAGAACACTTTTCGTCCTCTATATACGTTGCGGCTCCCAAGTTAAAATATCTTGAATTacatgtttcaatttatttatttattattaaagaaaattctatattttaaatgcataaattttttttagtaaatataaatattatttaatactccctccgtcccccattaagagtcacatttttccatttcggtgcgtccccaattaagagtcacacttcattttttccataaatagtaagtaggtcccacattattccactaactcaattcactcacattttattataaaactaatataaaaaatgggtctcacattccactaactttttcaaccaacttttctttacattttttaaaactcgtgcccggtcaaagagtgactcctaataggggacggagggaataatatatttcgagtttatatatttatttattattattgctgACATCACTTATCACCTCAGACATTAGCAAATCCAAAGGTTCGTTTAGTAAGACAGTTGTTGCAACAGTCTACTAACTATAAACTTTAAGAAACGGAcaaccaaaatttaaatatgaatgatATAGGGCCTCAATAATTAAGCCatggaatatttaattataagctTTATAACCGTTGTCTTATTAAGAATtgaattatacattaatttgtaACCGCCATGTTTATAAAGAATTGTATTGTATTAATAATCTTTTGGAACAACATTTTGTAAGGAATTTGGCATGAGACGTTTCAAGAATAAtagtttaatgtaaatttatgGCTGCAAATTGGTTAATGTCTAgacatttctttattttttttttctataaatagtaCGTGTTATTTGCATTCTTTTTACTCACTTCCTCATTGCTTGCATAAAAAGTTTTTTAGGGTTCTTGctcttttaccaaaaatagtatatttatattcatctatttatttactctttttgtttgattattaCATTACTCATATTGTGATATtattagaagaagaaaattgaaaccaaGGAATTCACCTTCTTCGAAGACCTACAATCTAGCATAACTCAGTCAATGAAGACAGAGTCAAGGAGGCGGTGGAGATTACTTATGTGAGAGAGAGTGAAAGGCGACGACATGGAAGAAGTGAATCGGAGGCTGTGGAATGAAAGTCGTGTGAGAGAAGGTGAAATGAACATAGCACTTTGAAATCCTATTTGAGGATTGGTCTGTGTTTTACGTTatgttagttcatatttaaattttaggggtaactgcttttaaagtcaccaactttccatgaattccggtttttcccacaaactttagaaagttcgtgtaatgtcacgaactttattgtcggttgccattttcccatgtcaggtttccggtctgattcaaactgttcgttccctattaagacaatgtctaaattcttttttcttactatggttatcttcgtctttgaaatagcttcacgtgggtaccttgtacacctcaatcggaactcggatgaagaagttatggccatttgaTGAAGGCTGCGACCTTTGTGCGACCTTGTACCATCATAAtagccataacttcttcatctgagttccgattgaggcgtacaaggtacccacgcgaagctatttcaaagacgaagataatgatagtaagataaaagaatttggacattgtcttaatagaaaacgaacagtttgaatcagaccggaaaacctgacatgggaaaatagcaaccgacaataaagttcgtgacattacacgaactttttaaagttcgtgggaaaaaccgaaattcatggaaagttggtgaTTTTAAAAGCAATTACccctaaattttattttttgttagttttgttttaatatctTATGTCTTAGCTAtaacaattcttttttttacatattattattatcaatcgATTTTGTTGCCAAAAAATTATGTTGAGAAATGGTTCTCctataaattactataatttttttatgtaaagaaattattaaatcatctTAATTTTGCATCTAATTCTTTTATTGTATGAATAGATTTCATGGCCACAAAATATAGTAACCGCATATTAGtgtaacaaaataattagattatCTTCCATTTTGGACCAATGAAATTACCACTGTTAATAAATacgtagtaataaattttgatatagaTCATTATTCATGCTTAAATCGTGAATCGTGAATCatgaatcaattttataaaacttttaagatttaatgatattaattttatttaattactaattatttttatttttcttaacaattattattaacattaaaGCCGttacaaataaagaatatatggatacaatttaaatccatgctataaatatactcctatcTTTGTTTGCTTGTGCGTCACTTACTACCTTCTATTGCTTCACTGAATTTTCAGGAAAAAACAATTTGTTTACTTTGCACGCTTTTTTTGTGTGACTATATTTTGttactaatatttgttgtttgtgtttttattaattgaaaagatGGGGTCGACGCATGACAATGAAAGTGTTGGAGATGATGAACGGAGAAGAGTGGGTGGGTAGAGCTGCATGAGCATAGGCGATTTTGggaattcatattttttattgaaattttcatttcttggtTGCATCCTAATccattactccctccgtcccccattaagagtcacacttttccatttcggtccgtccccaattaagagtcacacttcatttttaccataaatagtaagtaggtcccacattccactaactcaattcactcacattttattataaaaccaatataaaaaaataggtcccacattccactaactttttcaaccaactttttctttacatttcttaaaactttttctttacatttctttacatttcttaaaaccaactttttctttacatttctttacatttcttaaaaccctttttcttttccaactaactttttctttacatttc is a window from the Salvia hispanica cultivar TCC Black 2014 chromosome 1, UniMelb_Shisp_WGS_1.0, whole genome shotgun sequence genome containing:
- the LOC125209582 gene encoding uncharacterized protein LOC125209582, with protein sequence MSGGEARKLSNQDIQLVKNRIEQCLQQYMNKKEVINDLIVQGNVEPCITELVWQRLEDENQDFFKAYYLKLLVKEQIMEFNRLLSEQVDLMRRTGLNGIAPYLPSNGSHVSPSQHISTTCPTQNVRPVKTENMQQENVFNNCGSAIQPCLQGAINGPGQSRKIDVYPNLLLSQNLDMGLSQMLNGKSVKTGAGYAGSSTFAFSPPSNFLESRPLMGDASVSSFSSVDSNAQHLNETLMDGDTSSFGFLAQIPQSFSELPADFTTNSDLLESYCGPSFLPADANNFANPHGDAENLDPESESLRFHCFGSE